A single region of the Brachypodium distachyon strain Bd21 chromosome 3, Brachypodium_distachyon_v3.0, whole genome shotgun sequence genome encodes:
- the LOC112271629 gene encoding uncharacterized protein LOC112271629 translates to MALYRFHVQKISGHSEGCEFHHIPRAKNEVADTLSKLGSMRQAIPASIALEHLRKPSPESESIFVPANSEANVTPMDIDSGSGSGNPGTERPNSVEAMSIEPMEVDEPVFMTHLVPTWAQPIMSYLKDGSLPEEEVSARQIQRRVKAYTIINGELYKRSVTNVLQRCVEREEGQEILRDIHQEECGHHASSRTLVAKAFWHGFY, encoded by the coding sequence ATGGCACTATATCGTTTTCATGTGCAGAAGATCAGCGGCCACTCTGAAGGTTGTGAATTCCATCACATACCACGGGCGAAGAACGAGGTTGCCGACACTTTGTCCAAGCTAGGTTCAATGCGGCAGGCCATCCCTGCCAGCATCGCGTTGGAACATCTGCGTAAGCCGTCACCAGAATCGGAGTCGATATTCGTTCCGGCAAACTCGGAAGCTAACGTCACTCCAATGGATATAGACAGTGGCAGTGGTTCCGGcaacccggggactgagcgccCTAACTCGGTTGAAGCAATGTCGATTGAACCAATGGAGGTAGACGAGCCAGTTTTCATGACTCACCTTGTGCCGACTTGGGCACAACCAATAATGTCGTACCTCAAAGATGGAAGTCtgccggaagaggaagtgtcggcaaggcaaattcagagaagagTAAAGGCATACACCATTATTAACGGCGAGCTATACAAGAGAAGTGTCACTAACGTTTTACAGCGTTGCGTCGAGCGAGAGGAGGGACAAGAAATCCTCCGGGATATTCACCAAGAGGAGTGTGGCCATCATGCATCCTCAAGAACGTTAGTGGCCAAGGCATTTTGGCACGGGTTCTACTGA